One window of Hylemonella gracilis genomic DNA carries:
- a CDS encoding ABC transporter substrate-binding protein: MDKLKSDETPQVSCNTPRRRFLAASAVGAAGVGGFFGPWAHNRVWAQSAQAKPLVIGLTMDASGQYAASGGMERLGAMMAIREFNDKGGVLGRPIEAIHMDTETTPATGSRVAERMINRNDAAFLIGAVHSGVANAISQVAQKYGCIFLNTNSSSPTESGKDCHRVKFVWDGNGTNFAQATVRNAIRTGGKDWVLLTNDYVWGHNTSKATRALVEASGGRVIEELLIPQNTRDFSSYLLKLQQLKPQVVATAVGGDDIKALRQQVVQLGLQKRAAWINNQQDWPDVYGLGPESIFGVFGTTWYYRLDLPGVKEFVAAYQKQFPGMAIAVPGNVYYNGYMATRELLRCVQEAGTTNNIAVIKKLEGRKMSARDRMQHYDAWIDPVTHQVQQTIYLASYNDTPVEKNDIYKILTQSESKDVIDPAAAGSCKLESHEATPSYER; this comes from the coding sequence ATGGACAAGCTCAAGTCTGACGAGACCCCTCAAGTTTCCTGCAACACCCCACGCCGTCGTTTCCTGGCGGCCTCGGCCGTCGGCGCAGCGGGCGTTGGCGGCTTCTTTGGCCCCTGGGCCCACAATCGCGTGTGGGCGCAGAGCGCGCAGGCCAAGCCTTTGGTGATTGGCCTGACCATGGATGCCTCTGGCCAGTACGCGGCCAGCGGCGGCATGGAGCGGCTCGGCGCCATGATGGCGATCCGCGAGTTCAACGACAAGGGTGGGGTGCTGGGCCGCCCGATCGAAGCCATCCACATGGACACCGAGACGACACCGGCCACCGGCTCGCGCGTGGCCGAGCGCATGATCAACCGCAACGACGCGGCCTTCCTGATCGGGGCCGTGCATTCGGGTGTGGCCAACGCCATTTCCCAGGTGGCGCAGAAGTACGGTTGCATTTTCCTGAACACCAACTCCAGTTCGCCCACCGAATCCGGCAAGGACTGCCACCGGGTCAAGTTCGTGTGGGACGGCAACGGCACCAACTTTGCCCAGGCCACGGTGCGCAACGCCATCCGTACCGGTGGCAAGGACTGGGTGCTGCTGACCAATGACTACGTCTGGGGGCACAACACCTCCAAGGCCACGCGCGCCTTGGTGGAAGCCAGTGGCGGGCGTGTCATCGAGGAACTGCTGATCCCGCAGAACACGCGTGATTTCTCTTCCTACCTGCTCAAGCTGCAGCAACTCAAGCCCCAGGTGGTGGCCACGGCGGTTGGCGGCGACGACATCAAGGCCCTGCGCCAACAGGTCGTGCAACTGGGACTGCAGAAACGGGCCGCCTGGATCAACAACCAGCAGGACTGGCCGGACGTATACGGCCTGGGCCCGGAGTCCATCTTTGGCGTGTTCGGCACCACCTGGTACTACCGGCTCGATCTGCCTGGCGTCAAGGAGTTCGTCGCGGCCTACCAGAAGCAGTTTCCCGGCATGGCGATCGCGGTGCCCGGTAACGTCTACTACAACGGCTACATGGCCACGCGCGAGCTGCTGCGCTGCGTGCAGGAGGCCGGCACGACCAACAACATCGCGGTGATCAAGAAGCTCGAGGGACGCAAGATGAGCGCACGCGACCGCATGCAGCACTACGACGCCTGGATCGACCCTGTGACCCACCAGGTCCAGCAGACGATCTACCTCGCGTCCTACAACGACACGCCGGTGGAGAAGAACGACATCTACAAGATCCTCACCCAGAGCGAGTCCAAGGATGTCATTGATCCCGCCGCCGCAGGGAGTTGCAAGCTGGAGTCGCACGAGGCGACCCCCAGCTACGAGCGCTGA
- a CDS encoding NAD(P)-dependent oxidoreductase, whose protein sequence is MSATIGFIGLGMMGHGMAMNLLKKGYGLRFMAHRSRDNLDDLLAMGAVEVGSRAELARGAAAVIVCVTGSPQVEQIVFGDGGLLAVAEPGLLVIDCSTAEPASTARIREAFAQRGAVYVDAPLARTPKEAEEGRLNTMVGAHPSDFEKVRSILSAFCENVIHVGPPGHGHVLKLINNMLAMTTAAAIAEAMATAAKSGLSLQKLFDVVSAGGVNSGIFQMMVGKALQGDLGGLKFAIANGQKDLRYYTHLTETLPTTSFLAEAAHQSFVQASNLGLGEQFIASLLVAQEKLNGVAIVTAKTKIS, encoded by the coding sequence ATGAGCGCAACGATCGGATTCATCGGGCTGGGCATGATGGGACATGGCATGGCCATGAACTTGCTCAAAAAGGGGTACGGCTTGCGCTTCATGGCGCATCGCTCGCGTGACAACCTGGACGATCTGCTGGCGATGGGCGCCGTCGAGGTCGGCAGTCGCGCGGAACTGGCGCGCGGTGCCGCCGCGGTCATCGTGTGCGTGACCGGATCGCCGCAGGTTGAGCAGATCGTGTTCGGCGACGGTGGCCTGCTGGCCGTGGCCGAGCCGGGGCTGCTGGTGATCGACTGCTCCACCGCCGAGCCGGCCTCCACCGCGCGCATCCGCGAGGCTTTCGCGCAGCGCGGCGCGGTCTACGTCGACGCCCCCCTGGCCCGTACGCCCAAGGAAGCGGAGGAGGGACGTCTCAACACCATGGTCGGCGCGCATCCCTCGGATTTCGAGAAGGTGCGTTCCATCCTGTCAGCCTTCTGCGAGAACGTGATCCACGTCGGGCCGCCCGGTCACGGGCATGTGCTCAAGCTGATCAACAACATGCTGGCCATGACCACGGCGGCCGCCATCGCCGAGGCCATGGCCACGGCGGCCAAGTCAGGCCTGTCCCTGCAGAAGCTGTTCGACGTGGTGTCCGCCGGTGGCGTGAACTCGGGGATCTTCCAAATGATGGTGGGCAAGGCCTTGCAGGGTGACCTGGGTGGTCTGAAGTTCGCCATCGCCAACGGTCAGAAAGATCTTCGCTACTACACGCACCTCACGGAGACGCTGCCCACCACCAGTTTTCTGGCCGAGGCGGCGCACCAGAGCTTCGTGCAGGCGAGCAATCTGGGCTTGGGCGAGCAGTTCATCGCGTCCCTGCTCGTGGCCCAGGAAAAGCTCAACGGCGTCGCCATCGTGACCGCCAAGACCAAAATTTCCTAA
- a CDS encoding bifunctional 5-dehydro-2-deoxygluconokinase/5-dehydro-2-deoxyphosphogluconate aldolase, translated as MSLIQEYSEKARSFDVLCLGRAAVDLYGEQIGARLEDVQTFARYLGGSPANTAVGAARLGLRVGMISRVGDEHNGRFVREALQREGVDVSQVGIDPQRLTALVFLGLKDQDTFPLLFYRQHCADMGLKAEHVNPACIAASRALLISGTHLSHPDTRGACLRAMHAARAAGTRVVLDIDYRPVLWGLTSLGMGEQRYVASPSVSGEIQSVLPLCDLVVGTEEEVHIAGGSEDTVAALRRIRAVTSALIVMKRGPMGCSAFPGAIADDLNDAVQGPGFPIEVFNVLGAGDAFMAGLLRGWVRDEPLGDALRYANACGALVVSRHGCAPAMPSWIELSHFLAHGSRCMRLREDTLLEHLHRASTRAAVPPFLAILAFDHRAQLEDLAMRSGANAQRIARFKQLVAQAAEQGYALEQAEQRLAGATGTVALPGPGVIVDGRYGGAVLNRLTGTGLWIGRPVELPGSRPLAFEDGDQLALALRSWPAEQVVKCLLAHHPDDEMGLAMRQIASVQALARACQGTGHELLLELIPPRDLPAGSDTVARGVQQIYAADVRPDWWKLPPPDMTGWALLTETITRHDPLCRGVLLLGLEASEEQLWHGFRAAAGQPLCKGFAVGRTLFAEAASAWFAGELDDAGVVAQVATRYRRLIRLWQDSQAVGPEAAGTLRIDTQEMTP; from the coding sequence GTGAGTCTGATCCAGGAATATTCTGAAAAGGCGCGGTCCTTCGATGTGCTTTGCCTTGGGCGAGCAGCGGTTGACTTGTATGGCGAGCAGATCGGCGCGCGCCTGGAAGACGTTCAGACCTTCGCGCGTTATCTCGGTGGGTCACCCGCCAACACCGCCGTGGGGGCGGCCCGGCTAGGCTTGCGGGTGGGCATGATCAGCCGCGTCGGCGACGAGCACAACGGCCGTTTCGTGCGCGAGGCCTTGCAACGTGAGGGCGTGGATGTCTCTCAGGTCGGCATCGACCCTCAACGACTGACGGCCCTGGTGTTCCTCGGTCTCAAGGACCAGGACACATTTCCTTTGTTGTTCTACCGCCAGCATTGCGCCGACATGGGACTCAAGGCGGAGCACGTCAACCCGGCGTGCATCGCGGCCTCGCGTGCGCTCCTGATCAGCGGCACCCATCTGTCGCACCCGGATACGCGCGGGGCCTGTCTGCGCGCGATGCACGCCGCACGGGCAGCGGGTACTCGGGTGGTGCTTGACATCGACTACCGGCCGGTGCTGTGGGGCTTGACCTCGCTGGGCATGGGCGAACAGCGTTACGTGGCATCTCCGTCCGTCAGCGGCGAAATCCAGTCCGTGTTGCCCTTGTGCGATCTGGTGGTGGGGACCGAGGAGGAGGTGCACATCGCGGGCGGCAGCGAAGACACGGTGGCGGCGCTGCGCAGGATCCGCGCAGTGACGTCGGCTTTGATCGTCATGAAACGCGGCCCCATGGGGTGTTCCGCTTTTCCCGGCGCGATCGCGGACGACCTGAACGACGCGGTGCAAGGCCCCGGTTTTCCGATCGAGGTGTTCAACGTGCTCGGCGCTGGTGATGCCTTCATGGCCGGCTTGCTGCGTGGATGGGTTCGCGACGAGCCCTTGGGTGACGCGCTGCGTTATGCCAACGCCTGTGGGGCCCTCGTGGTGTCGCGACACGGGTGCGCGCCCGCCATGCCGAGCTGGATCGAACTCAGCCACTTTCTCGCGCACGGCTCGCGCTGCATGCGCCTGCGCGAGGACACGCTGCTGGAGCATCTGCACCGCGCCAGCACGCGGGCGGCGGTGCCTCCTTTTCTGGCGATCTTGGCCTTCGACCACCGCGCGCAACTGGAAGATCTGGCGATGCGTTCCGGCGCGAATGCGCAGCGCATCGCGCGTTTCAAGCAACTGGTCGCGCAGGCCGCCGAGCAGGGGTACGCGCTCGAACAAGCCGAACAGAGGCTCGCCGGGGCAACCGGTACCGTGGCATTGCCCGGCCCCGGAGTGATCGTGGATGGCCGCTACGGCGGCGCGGTGCTCAACCGGCTGACGGGCACGGGCCTGTGGATCGGCCGGCCGGTCGAGTTGCCGGGCTCAAGGCCCCTGGCCTTTGAAGACGGGGACCAACTGGCGCTTGCGCTCAGGAGTTGGCCCGCGGAGCAGGTGGTGAAGTGCCTGCTTGCGCATCACCCGGACGACGAGATGGGCCTGGCCATGCGGCAGATCGCCTCCGTGCAGGCCTTGGCGCGAGCCTGCCAAGGCACCGGGCACGAGCTGCTGCTCGAGCTGATACCGCCGCGCGATCTGCCCGCTGGCAGCGACACGGTGGCGCGCGGCGTGCAGCAGATCTACGCGGCTGACGTGCGGCCGGACTGGTGGAAATTGCCGCCGCCGGACATGACGGGCTGGGCCCTGCTCACCGAAACCATCACGCGTCACGACCCGTTGTGCCGGGGTGTGCTGTTGCTGGGCCTTGAGGCCAGCGAAGAACAACTCTGGCATGGCTTCCGGGCGGCGGCCGGCCAGCCGCTTTGCAAGGGCTTTGCGGTGGGGCGCACGCTGTTCGCCGAGGCCGCCTCTGCCTGGTTTGCTGGCGAACTGGACGACGCTGGCGTCGTGGCCCAGGTGGCCACGCGCTACCGGCGACTGATCCGGCTCTGGCAGGACAGCCAGGCCGTCGGACCGGAGGCTGCGGGGACTTTGCGGATCGACACACAGGAGATGACGCCATGA
- a CDS encoding MurR/RpiR family transcriptional regulator, with product MTRAATFEEFADAVSEAYARLTKQQQQIAQFVLESPDDLALGTVATVAEAVGVQPSALIRFANTLGFAGFTEMQQLFRARLLDRVGTYRDRIDVIRRSNGSGMPEAGVLHQFVVNGMADLGALEDNVRSKDLAEATRLISRATRVQVLAQRRAFPVACYLAYALSQLDIKAQLVDGVGGMLVDALRQMEPGELLLVASFKNYSQDVVQAAEQARARGITVIAITDFALSPLKPHATVCFELGQGPDAAFRSLVAPLCLAQALVIGTGHELAKKPSPGRKAGARSAIAQRSTARKGENT from the coding sequence ATGACAAGAGCCGCCACGTTCGAGGAATTCGCCGACGCCGTTTCCGAGGCCTACGCACGCCTGACCAAGCAGCAGCAGCAGATCGCCCAGTTCGTGCTGGAAAGCCCGGACGATCTGGCCCTGGGCACCGTGGCGACCGTGGCCGAGGCGGTCGGGGTTCAGCCTTCGGCGTTGATCCGGTTTGCGAACACGCTCGGTTTCGCGGGCTTCACCGAGATGCAACAGCTGTTCCGCGCGCGATTGCTGGACCGGGTGGGTACCTACCGCGACCGCATCGACGTGATCCGCCGTTCCAACGGTTCGGGCATGCCCGAGGCGGGTGTGCTGCATCAGTTTGTCGTCAACGGCATGGCTGATCTCGGTGCGCTGGAAGACAACGTGCGCTCCAAGGATCTTGCCGAAGCGACCCGATTGATCAGTCGGGCCACGCGTGTGCAGGTGCTGGCGCAGCGACGTGCGTTTCCGGTGGCCTGTTACCTGGCCTATGCCTTATCACAACTGGACATCAAGGCGCAACTGGTGGACGGTGTGGGCGGCATGCTGGTGGACGCGCTCCGCCAGATGGAGCCCGGCGAACTGTTGCTCGTGGCCAGCTTCAAGAACTATTCGCAGGACGTGGTCCAGGCGGCCGAGCAGGCGCGCGCGCGCGGCATCACCGTCATCGCGATCACCGACTTCGCGCTCTCGCCGCTCAAGCCTCATGCCACTGTCTGCTTCGAGCTGGGGCAAGGGCCGGACGCAGCTTTCCGCTCGCTGGTCGCGCCCCTGTGCCTGGCGCAGGCCCTGGTGATCGGCACCGGCCATGAACTGGCCAAGAAGCCCTCGCCAGGGCGTAAGGCCGGGGCGCGGTCGGCGATTGCGCAACGATCAACGGCCAGGAAGGGGGAGAACACGTGA
- a CDS encoding branched-chain amino acid ABC transporter permease codes for MTPHQKPAALITAPMAVTVLLLASTPLWLKSAGLYQYLALEITIWMLFALAHNLLLGYGGMPSFGHGAYFGVGAYACGLLQQQAGAGLLTGLAGCALTAALVGAVVATFISHRRGIYYALLTIAFGQLMWFIAIKWHGLTGGEDGLLNIQRPPLRLAGLDLSLASNEALFNFVLFIFALVLVFLWRLIHSPYGRVLRAIKQNEMRASFVGHNVWLYKWSAFVISAALSGLAGGLFALAQQSAYPNVMSLHNSGFVVMMVLIGGGLVSFWGPVIGALVFILARDLLGAYTETWLLWYGLLFMAIVLYQPNGMAGAWRNGIERWRASRLTTQRPATVQTQPREA; via the coding sequence ATGACCCCTCATCAAAAGCCTGCCGCGCTGATCACCGCCCCCATGGCCGTGACCGTGCTCTTGCTGGCCAGCACGCCGCTGTGGCTCAAGAGCGCCGGTCTGTACCAGTACCTGGCCCTGGAAATCACGATCTGGATGCTGTTTGCCCTGGCCCACAACCTGCTGCTCGGCTACGGCGGCATGCCCTCCTTCGGGCACGGTGCCTATTTCGGCGTGGGGGCCTACGCCTGCGGCCTGCTGCAACAGCAAGCCGGGGCCGGTCTGCTCACGGGCCTCGCGGGTTGCGCGCTGACCGCGGCCCTGGTCGGCGCGGTGGTGGCCACCTTCATCTCGCACCGCCGGGGCATCTATTACGCGCTGCTGACGATCGCCTTCGGCCAACTGATGTGGTTCATCGCGATCAAGTGGCACGGCCTGACCGGTGGCGAGGATGGCCTGCTCAACATCCAGCGACCGCCACTGCGACTTGCCGGCCTGGATCTGTCGCTGGCCAGCAATGAGGCTCTCTTCAATTTCGTGCTGTTCATCTTCGCGCTGGTGCTGGTTTTTCTGTGGCGGCTCATCCACTCGCCCTATGGGCGCGTGCTGCGCGCCATCAAGCAGAACGAGATGCGCGCGAGTTTCGTGGGCCACAACGTCTGGCTCTACAAATGGAGCGCCTTCGTCATCTCGGCGGCGCTGTCGGGCCTGGCCGGCGGCCTGTTCGCGCTGGCCCAGCAATCGGCCTACCCGAATGTGATGAGCCTGCACAACTCGGGCTTCGTGGTGATGATGGTGTTGATCGGCGGCGGCCTGGTAAGTTTCTGGGGCCCGGTGATCGGCGCGCTGGTGTTCATCCTCGCGCGTGATCTGCTGGGCGCCTACACCGAAACTTGGCTGCTCTGGTACGGCCTGCTGTTCATGGCCATCGTGCTCTACCAGCCCAACGGCATGGCCGGCGCCTGGCGCAACGGCATCGAACGCTGGCGCGCGTCGCGCCTGACGACGCAACGCCCCGCCACCGTGCAAACCCAGCCACGGGAGGCCTGA
- a CDS encoding ABC transporter ATP-binding protein yields MALFEATQIHKRFGDQVVLESVSLAFEEGQLSGIMGPNGAGKTTCFNVLTGRFAPDRGNVQFAGRDITRKSPREIARLGVARSFQIMNLFNEDSAIDNIVVALKSVQAHAWSVWRDLGRDTAAYDEAAEILREIGLTGKENMSCRRLSYGERRALEIGVALAARPRILFLDEPTAGLGAEGTARLLDLVAQLKRKTTIVIIEHDMNFLFRLADRISVIHWGQVIAQGSPAQLRDNPWVQRSSLGRQPA; encoded by the coding sequence ATGGCATTGTTCGAAGCCACGCAGATCCACAAACGCTTCGGCGACCAGGTCGTCCTGGAGAGCGTGTCCCTTGCCTTCGAAGAGGGCCAGCTGTCCGGGATCATGGGGCCCAACGGCGCGGGCAAGACCACCTGTTTCAACGTGTTGACGGGACGCTTCGCTCCCGATCGTGGCAACGTGCAGTTCGCAGGGCGGGACATCACGCGCAAGTCACCGCGCGAGATCGCCCGTCTGGGGGTGGCGCGCTCCTTCCAGATCATGAACCTCTTCAATGAGGACAGCGCCATCGACAACATCGTCGTGGCGCTGAAGTCGGTGCAAGCGCATGCTTGGTCGGTCTGGCGCGACCTGGGACGTGACACCGCCGCCTACGACGAGGCGGCCGAGATCCTGCGCGAAATCGGCTTGACCGGCAAGGAGAACATGTCCTGCCGCCGTCTGTCCTACGGCGAACGGCGGGCACTGGAAATCGGCGTCGCGCTGGCCGCGCGCCCGCGCATCCTCTTCCTGGACGAGCCCACCGCCGGACTGGGCGCGGAGGGCACGGCCCGGCTACTCGATCTGGTGGCTCAGCTCAAGCGCAAGACCACCATCGTCATCATCGAGCACGACATGAACTTTCTCTTCCGCCTCGCCGACAGGATTTCCGTGATCCACTGGGGACAGGTCATTGCCCAGGGTTCGCCCGCCCAACTGCGCGACAACCCGTGGGTGCAGCGGTCCAGCCTGGGAAGGCAGCCCGCATGA
- a CDS encoding ABC transporter ATP-binding protein: protein MNTVTTSRLTPLLRVENLETFYGESQVLFGASLDVAAGEVLALLGPNGAGKTTTLRSILGLTPAARGRIEFDGQDITRQATHHIAALGVGWVPDDRRVFPTLTVARNLEIAHKSTRFRAWKLGECFEIFSAMEYLMARECENLSGGEMQMVAISRVLMGAPGLVLFDEPSQGLAPKVVQDVMATIRRLKSEGVAVVLVEQNVASALAVADRVCVMQAGRIVHACDAEQLRRDAVLQRRWLGI from the coding sequence ATGAACACCGTAACCACCTCGCGACTCACGCCACTGTTGCGCGTGGAGAACCTGGAGACTTTTTACGGCGAATCCCAGGTGCTGTTCGGCGCCTCGCTAGATGTAGCCGCCGGCGAAGTCCTGGCCCTGCTGGGCCCCAACGGCGCCGGCAAGACCACCACACTGCGATCCATCCTGGGCCTGACCCCTGCGGCCCGTGGCCGCATCGAGTTCGACGGTCAGGACATCACGCGACAGGCCACCCACCACATCGCTGCGCTGGGCGTGGGCTGGGTGCCTGACGATCGGCGGGTCTTTCCCACGCTCACGGTGGCACGCAACCTCGAGATCGCGCACAAGTCCACCCGCTTTCGCGCCTGGAAACTGGGCGAATGCTTCGAAATCTTCTCGGCCATGGAATACCTGATGGCGCGCGAATGCGAGAACCTCTCCGGCGGCGAGATGCAGATGGTGGCGATCTCGCGCGTGCTGATGGGCGCGCCGGGCCTGGTGCTGTTCGATGAACCAAGCCAAGGCCTGGCACCCAAGGTGGTGCAGGACGTGATGGCCACGATCCGCCGCCTCAAGAGCGAAGGGGTCGCCGTAGTGCTGGTGGAGCAGAACGTGGCCAGCGCGCTGGCCGTCGCCGACCGGGTATGTGTCATGCAGGCCGGGCGCATCGTCCACGCCTGCGACGCCGAACAACTGCGGCGCGATGCCGTCCTGCAACGCCGCTGGCTGGGAATCTGA
- a CDS encoding ATP-binding cassette domain-containing protein: MHTPLLQVQGLVKRYRRGWLRPRTTFELQADFSIDGPTILGVMGANGAGKTTLFELITGGNQPSAGRVLVSGQDIHRTRYEERDRVALHYHQSYQLRAFRRTRPSFMLERALSSRALVHLFDEPQFNTQDGYIGFMLDFFRKLRSEGRLVVLCLHPNEPVHLEILAEVCERFVFVQKDSERVSRLTFADDLRTLSRQAPVAAYLGDLAPT, from the coding sequence ATGCACACACCGCTTCTGCAAGTCCAGGGACTCGTCAAGCGCTATCGGCGCGGCTGGCTGCGGCCCCGGACCACCTTCGAGTTGCAGGCCGATTTCAGCATCGACGGCCCCACCATTCTGGGCGTGATGGGCGCCAATGGGGCAGGCAAGACCACGCTCTTCGAACTCATCACAGGTGGCAACCAGCCCAGCGCTGGCCGAGTGCTCGTGAGCGGACAGGACATCCACCGCACCCGCTATGAGGAACGCGACCGCGTGGCCCTGCACTACCACCAGTCCTATCAGTTGCGTGCCTTCCGCCGCACACGGCCTTCGTTCATGCTGGAGCGCGCGCTGAGCAGCCGCGCCCTCGTGCACCTCTTCGACGAACCTCAGTTCAACACGCAGGACGGTTACATCGGCTTCATGCTGGACTTCTTCCGCAAGCTGCGCAGCGAAGGACGCCTGGTTGTCCTGTGCCTGCACCCGAACGAACCGGTGCACCTGGAAATACTGGCTGAGGTCTGCGAACGCTTCGTCTTCGTGCAGAAGGACAGTGAGCGCGTGAGCCGGCTCACGTTCGCCGACGACCTACGGACGCTGAGCCGGCAGGCACCGGTCGCCGCCTACCTAGGCGACCTGGCGCCGACCTAG
- a CDS encoding Bug family tripartite tricarboxylate transporter substrate binding protein, with protein sequence MNKFSQTRRYLALGALLGFTGVAMAQAWPTSPIKLVVTFPPGGSSDAAARIVAPKLSERLGQPVVVDNKPGAGGGVGLGIVAKAAPDGYTIVLASAGGLTANPSLYKTLSYDPQRDFVPVTGFGASPFVLVAGTELPAKTVKDVIELAKKEPGKLTYASGGNGTAMHLSGELLKSMGGVDITHVPYKGSGPAVLAAMGNETSLAIADITTIKPQIQSGRLKVIGVMDKKRSALAPDMPTLAESGLPGFESSGWFAILAPAKTPAAVVKRLNTELVAVLRSADVRERFSAAGLEPMPSTPEELTAFMKSETVKWAKVIKDSGAKID encoded by the coding sequence GTGAATAAATTTTCCCAAACACGTCGTTATCTGGCGCTCGGCGCGCTGCTCGGATTCACGGGCGTTGCCATGGCTCAGGCCTGGCCCACCAGCCCGATCAAGCTGGTGGTGACCTTCCCGCCGGGCGGCAGCAGCGACGCGGCCGCGCGCATCGTGGCGCCGAAGTTGTCCGAGCGCCTGGGCCAGCCCGTGGTGGTGGACAACAAACCGGGGGCCGGCGGTGGCGTGGGCCTGGGGATCGTGGCCAAGGCCGCGCCCGATGGCTACACCATCGTGCTGGCTTCGGCGGGCGGCCTGACGGCCAACCCCTCGCTCTACAAGACCCTGTCCTATGATCCGCAGCGTGACTTCGTGCCCGTCACCGGCTTCGGCGCCAGCCCCTTCGTGCTGGTGGCCGGCACCGAATTGCCCGCGAAGACGGTCAAGGACGTGATCGAACTCGCGAAGAAAGAGCCGGGCAAGCTGACCTACGCCTCGGGCGGCAATGGCACGGCCATGCACCTGTCGGGTGAATTGCTCAAGTCCATGGGGGGCGTGGACATCACTCATGTGCCCTACAAGGGCAGCGGCCCGGCGGTGCTGGCCGCGATGGGCAATGAAACCTCGCTGGCCATCGCCGACATCACGACCATCAAGCCGCAGATCCAGTCGGGCCGCCTCAAGGTGATCGGCGTGATGGACAAGAAGCGGTCCGCGCTCGCGCCGGACATGCCCACGCTGGCCGAGTCCGGCCTGCCAGGTTTTGAGTCCAGTGGCTGGTTCGCCATCCTCGCGCCCGCCAAAACGCCGGCTGCAGTCGTGAAGCGACTCAACACCGAACTGGTGGCTGTGCTGCGTTCCGCCGACGTGCGCGAGCGTTTCTCGGCCGCCGGCTTGGAGCCCATGCCCAGCACGCCGGAGGAACTGACCGCTTTCATGAAGAGCGAGACGGTCAAGTGGGCGAAGGTCATCAAGGACTCGGGCGCGAAGATCGACTGA
- a CDS encoding amidohydrolase family protein, which translates to MSQKPWRRIATEEAWATPELVQRYRKIIETKSLDDPGFFSLWGFFGTSDAPRAKDLRDRIQDMEARRLADMDAAGVDVQLLLLTAPGVQVFAPDEAAALAVSTNDQLAETIRKHPDRYAGLAAVAPHAPQKAAQELERAVTKLGLKGAVVNSHTMGTYLDDEQYWDVFAAAEALDVPFYIHPNTPPKEMIQPFLPRCMDAAIYGFQAETGLHALRLIISGVFDRFPKLKIVLGHLGEGLPFWLYRIDFMHAGIVRANRHPGVKPLKKKPSDYLRENFWYTTSGMAWEPAISFVQQQMGMDRVMYAMDYPYQYELGEVAAMDALPLTPEHKKMFYESNAVNLFKL; encoded by the coding sequence ATGAGTCAGAAACCATGGCGTCGCATCGCGACGGAAGAAGCCTGGGCCACGCCCGAACTGGTGCAGCGCTACCGCAAGATCATCGAGACCAAGAGTCTGGACGACCCCGGTTTTTTCAGCCTCTGGGGCTTCTTCGGCACCAGCGACGCGCCGCGCGCCAAGGACCTGCGTGACCGCATCCAGGACATGGAAGCGCGTCGCCTGGCGGACATGGACGCCGCGGGCGTGGATGTGCAACTGCTGCTGCTGACCGCGCCTGGCGTGCAGGTCTTCGCCCCGGACGAGGCCGCCGCCCTGGCCGTGTCCACCAACGACCAACTGGCCGAGACCATCCGCAAGCACCCGGACCGCTACGCGGGTTTGGCCGCGGTGGCACCGCACGCGCCACAAAAGGCCGCGCAGGAACTGGAACGCGCCGTGACCAAGCTGGGTCTCAAGGGCGCGGTCGTCAACTCGCACACCATGGGAACGTACCTGGATGACGAGCAGTACTGGGATGTGTTCGCCGCGGCCGAGGCACTGGACGTGCCCTTCTACATCCACCCCAACACGCCGCCGAAGGAGATGATCCAGCCCTTCCTGCCGCGCTGCATGGATGCCGCGATCTACGGCTTCCAGGCCGAGACCGGTCTGCATGCGCTACGCCTGATCATCTCGGGCGTGTTCGACCGCTTCCCCAAGCTCAAGATCGTGCTGGGTCACTTGGGCGAAGGCCTGCCTTTCTGGCTGTACCGCATCGACTTCATGCACGCGGGCATCGTGCGCGCCAACCGCCATCCGGGCGTCAAGCCGCTGAAGAAGAAGCCCAGCGACTACCTGCGCGAGAACTTCTGGTACACGACCAGCGGCATGGCCTGGGAACCGGCCATCAGCTTCGTGCAGCAGCAGATGGGCATGGACCGCGTGATGTACGCCATGGACTATCCCTACCAGTACGAACTGGGCGAGGTGGCCGCCATGGATGCGCTGCCGCTTACACCTGAACACAAGAAGATGTTCTACGAAAGCAATGCCGTGAACCTGTTTAAGCTATAA